TTTTTTTGCACAGATTGTAATGATTAAGTTAATCTGCTTAATCAGTCCTGCTCTGTGGCTATTTTTAATAATTGAGACTGTTAATTCAGCCAGTACACTGCTACTACAGCAGGAATAAAATAGATGACAATGGTTCTTGCTCCATCATAATCTTTGGCTAATCGTTGTCCGAAAAGCATCATTAACAAACTGATACAGGAAAATACGGCTCCGTAAAAACCATATTCACGACCGCTGTTTGTAAGCAGCTGAATAATTCCCACGGCACTTAAAATTCCGGCGATTAATTCAACGATCAGGAGGTGAAACAAGGCAAGGGGTACCATATTTTTTAATCTTGTTTTGGCAAAATGTTCTTTGAGCCAGGCAACATTATCTTTCCAGTAAAAAATCTTCTCATATCCTGATTGTAAAAAAGTCAAGGCCAAAAAAGCTAACATTAAAATTGAGGCGGCATTATTCATTTTTGAATTATTTTTTATGAATTAAACGAGTCAGTTTTATAGATAAATCGGTTAAGATTATTTTCGCATTTCCGTTTCTTTCAATGTGATACATAGCATCTGAAAGTTCCTTGAAAATTTCGTGGATATTATTTCCGTTTACAAACGGCGCAAAATTTTCGAGTTTAAATTTGTCTACTTTAGGCTCAATATAAACCAAATCAGCAGCCTGATAATTTAGTAAAAGCGCCTGTCTGAACATTTCGATACAAAACTGAATGAATTTTTTCTGGCTTTCACGTCCAAGTGCAGCGATTTCTTCACTCCATGCAATCAGATCCTGGATGGCAGAGGCGTTTCCTTTTGCCCTGAATGCGGCACGAACCCAGTTGACAAACCATTGCTCAAATGGAAATTCTGAATCATCTTCCTTTATTAGCTGCAGTGCCCTGTTAAAATTTCCCTGAGCCTGATGCGCAATTTTCTTTGCCAGACCGGCATCGATATTTTCCTGAGAAATTAAAGCTTCGGCTATTACTTTTTCAGGAAGTCCGTTAAAGTGAATGACCTGACAGCGAGAACGTATGGTTTGAATGATATCTTCTTCATTTTCAGAAATCAGGATAAAAATGGTTTTATCTGAAGGTTCTTCAAGCAGCTTTAAAAGTTTGTTTGAAGCGGCAATATTCATTTTATCAGCCATCCAGATAATCATGATTTTATAACCTCCTTCGTATGATTTGAGCGAAAGAGATTTTAAAACTTCCTGAGCATCTTCGACTCTTATTTCTCCCTGTTTGTTTTGAACGCCAAGGATTTTATACCAGTCAAACAGACCACCGTAAGGCATTTCCTGAATAAAGGTCCGCCAGTCCTGAATGAAATCTAAACTTTTTGGTTTTGTTTTGACATCTTCGGTGGTAACGGTTGGGTATATAAAATGCAGATCCGGATGCGAGATGTTTTGGAATTTTAAATTACAGGAATCGTTTCCATTTTCGTTTTCGTTACCTGTATTATTACACAAAATATACTGCGCATATGCGATAGCTGTTAATAAAGTGCCGCATCCTTCTGGTCCTACAAAAAGCTGGGCATGCGGAATTCGTCCCGAAGAAGCACTTTTTATTAAGTGGCTTTTAATGTAATCCTGACCTAAAATTTGAGAAAATTGCATGAAGCAAAGATAGAAGAAAATGATGTAGTCAAAAATTTTTTAGGATCAAGATTAAGATGCGGAATTCAATTGTTGATTTTAGCATTTTTTGGTGTAAAAAATCCTCTAAGTATTTAACGGATTTTTGTTAATAAATTCCATGACCCGAACGAACATCAAGACTTTTTTGTTAATAGTTTTTTCGTGAAAACGGCTTACGTAAGTATTTTTTGACTATTTTTTATTTAAATATGGTTGTTTTTTATAGCGAATATCTTACCGTATGGCTTTTAACAATTTTAACATAATCGCCGTTAAAACGCACATTTTCTCGACATAACGCTGATTTTTAAGGTTTTTTTAAGCTTTATTTTTGAAAAAAAAAATCATTAAAGTTGCAATTTAAGTTAATTTATATATTTTTGTTTTCATACAACAACCAATTATATAATAAGAATTTATGAAAGGGAAAATTATTTTATTTAGTGCATTTTTTATCATGACAACTGCAGCTGTTTCGGCTCAGGCAAAAAACGCTCCAAGAAGTATTATCAGTACAACGGCTCTTATTCGTAAATACCATGATCAAAAAGAATTGAGTGGTATGCAAAAAGGAGAACTTTTGGAATTGTACAT
This portion of the Flavobacterium gelatinilyticum genome encodes:
- a CDS encoding DoxX family protein — its product is MNNAASILMLAFLALTFLQSGYEKIFYWKDNVAWLKEHFAKTRLKNMVPLALFHLLIVELIAGILSAVGIIQLLTNSGREYGFYGAVFSCISLLMMLFGQRLAKDYDGARTIVIYFIPAVVAVYWLN
- a CDS encoding ATP-binding protein — encoded protein: MQFSQILGQDYIKSHLIKSASSGRIPHAQLFVGPEGCGTLLTAIAYAQYILCNNTGNENENGNDSCNLKFQNISHPDLHFIYPTVTTEDVKTKPKSLDFIQDWRTFIQEMPYGGLFDWYKILGVQNKQGEIRVEDAQEVLKSLSLKSYEGGYKIMIIWMADKMNIAASNKLLKLLEEPSDKTIFILISENEEDIIQTIRSRCQVIHFNGLPEKVIAEALISQENIDAGLAKKIAHQAQGNFNRALQLIKEDDSEFPFEQWFVNWVRAAFRAKGNASAIQDLIAWSEEIAALGRESQKKFIQFCIEMFRQALLLNYQAADLVYIEPKVDKFKLENFAPFVNGNNIHEIFKELSDAMYHIERNGNAKIILTDLSIKLTRLIHKK